A genome region from Candidatus Methylomirabilota bacterium includes the following:
- a CDS encoding dihydrolipoamide acetyltransferase family protein, producing MAATPATRRLARELGVDLRAVQGSGPGGRVTDDDVRAAASTGPRVTAAPTAEAAERPTAKPLTTVGVEPPPLPRFEQWGPVERQPLSHLRRTIAERMTLSATVIPHVTHFDRADITDLDALITRNVEAARERGITLTLTSFLLKAAALALAEHPRFNASLDPAAGELILKRYCHVGVAVAADRGLIVPVIRDVDRKPVLELARELAALAQRARDGKAALDELRGGTFTITNIGALGGTGAIPIINYPEVAILGVARARREPVVRGEVIVPRLLLPLTLTFDHRVADGADGARFASAIVRRLESPEQLLLEW from the coding sequence GTGGCGGCCACGCCGGCCACGCGGCGGCTGGCCCGCGAGCTCGGCGTCGACTTGCGCGCCGTACAGGGCAGTGGGCCGGGCGGGCGCGTCACCGACGACGACGTGCGGGCCGCCGCATCGACCGGGCCCCGCGTGACGGCGGCGCCCACGGCGGAAGCGGCCGAGCGCCCAACGGCGAAGCCCTTGACCACCGTTGGGGTCGAGCCGCCGCCGCTGCCCCGGTTCGAGCAGTGGGGGCCGGTCGAGCGCCAGCCCCTGTCGCACCTGCGGCGCACGATCGCCGAGCGGATGACGCTCTCGGCCACGGTGATCCCTCACGTCACGCACTTCGATCGCGCCGACATCACCGATCTCGACGCGCTCATCACCCGTAACGTCGAGGCCGCCCGCGAGCGCGGGATCACGCTCACCCTCACGAGCTTCCTGCTCAAAGCGGCGGCCCTGGCCTTGGCCGAGCACCCCCGCTTCAACGCCAGCCTCGACCCGGCCGCCGGCGAGCTCATCCTCAAGCGCTATTGCCACGTGGGCGTGGCGGTGGCCGCCGACCGCGGCCTCATCGTCCCCGTCATCCGCGACGTGGACCGCAAGCCCGTGCTCGAGCTGGCCCGGGAGCTCGCGGCGCTGGCCCAGCGCGCGCGCGACGGAAAGGCGGCGCTCGACGAGCTGCGGGGCGGCACCTTCACCATCACCAACATCGGAGCCCTGGGCGGGACTGGCGCCATTCCCATCATCAACTACCCGGAGGTCGCCATCCTCGGCGTGGCGCGGGCGCGCCGGGAGCCGGTGGTGCGTGGTGAGGTCATCGTCCCCCGGCTCCTGCTGCCCCTCACCCTGACGTTCGATCACCGGGTGGCCGATGGCGCCGACGGCGCACGGTTCGCGAGCGCCATCGTGCGCCGGCTCGAGAGCCCGGAACAGCTCCTGCTGGAATGGTGA
- the lpdA gene encoding dihydrolipoyl dehydrogenase, translating to MVMGDLVREVDVAVIGGGPGGYSAAFRCSELGLEAVVVDADKRLGGVCLWEGCIPSKALLHVAAVLAEAERAKEFGVDFGEPRLSLDALRKWKTERVVGKLARGLAGVARSKNVEVVGGTAVFEGPRELRVEGDEPQKIRFKHAVIATGSSPSRPPGLAAAGERVMDSTAALEVPDVPERLLVIGGGYIGLELGQVYAALGSRVTLAEQTPGLLPGVDRDLVQPLARRCERLFAEIRPSTAVAELRETPAAVEVRLAESTATFDRVLVAVGRRARTDGLGLETTRVRPDARGVLVVDERGRTSDPHLWAVGDVTGEPMLAHRAMRQGKVVAEAIAGRPAAFDNTAIPAVVFTDPEVAWCGLTETDAERAGRAVRIAKFPWAASGRAATLGRADGLTKLVVDPESGRVLGVGIVGPGAGELIAEGALAVEAALTAEDLAVTIHAHPTLSESLMEASETLLR from the coding sequence ATGGTGATGGGCGATCTGGTTCGCGAGGTGGACGTCGCCGTTATCGGTGGTGGCCCGGGCGGGTATTCGGCGGCCTTCCGGTGCAGCGAGCTCGGCCTGGAGGCGGTGGTCGTCGACGCCGACAAGCGGCTGGGGGGCGTCTGCCTGTGGGAGGGCTGCATCCCGTCCAAAGCGCTGCTGCACGTGGCGGCCGTGCTGGCCGAGGCCGAACGGGCGAAAGAGTTCGGCGTGGATTTCGGCGAGCCGCGGCTGTCGCTGGATGCCCTGCGCAAGTGGAAGACCGAGCGGGTCGTGGGCAAACTGGCCCGCGGCCTGGCCGGCGTGGCGCGCAGCAAGAACGTCGAGGTGGTGGGCGGGACCGCCGTCTTCGAAGGCCCCCGAGAGCTTCGCGTCGAGGGCGACGAGCCGCAGAAGATCCGCTTCAAGCATGCGGTGATCGCCACCGGCTCGTCGCCGAGCCGGCCGCCCGGGCTCGCCGCCGCCGGCGAGCGGGTGATGGACTCCACCGCGGCCCTCGAGGTCCCGGACGTGCCCGAACGGCTGCTGGTGATCGGCGGCGGCTACATCGGTCTGGAGCTCGGCCAGGTGTACGCGGCCCTGGGCAGCCGGGTGACGCTGGCGGAGCAGACGCCCGGGCTTCTGCCCGGAGTCGACCGCGATCTCGTCCAGCCCCTGGCCCGTCGGTGCGAGCGGCTCTTCGCGGAGATCCGCCCGAGCACGGCGGTGGCGGAGCTCCGCGAGACGCCCGCGGCGGTGGAGGTGCGCCTGGCCGAGAGCACCGCGACGTTCGATCGCGTTCTCGTCGCCGTCGGCCGGCGGGCGCGGACCGACGGGCTCGGCCTCGAGACGACCCGCGTGCGTCCCGACGCGCGCGGCGTGCTCGTCGTGGACGAGCGGGGGCGGACGAGCGATCCGCATCTGTGGGCGGTGGGCGACGTCACCGGCGAGCCGATGCTCGCCCACCGGGCGATGCGGCAAGGCAAGGTCGTGGCCGAAGCGATCGCCGGGCGCCCGGCGGCCTTCGACAACACCGCGATCCCCGCCGTGGTGTTCACGGACCCCGAGGTCGCGTGGTGCGGGCTCACGGAGACCGACGCCGAGCGGGCCGGCCGCGCGGTGAGGATCGCGAAGTTCCCGTGGGCCGCGTCGGGGCGCGCGGCGACGCTGGGGCGTGCCGACGGGCTGACCAAGCTGGTGGTCGATCCCGAGTCGGGCCGGGTGCTCGGGGTGGGCATCGTCGGTCCCGGAGCCGGCGAGCTGATCGCCGAGGGCGCGCTGGCGGTGGAAGCGGCGCTGACCGCCGAGGACCTCGCCGTCACGATCCACGCGCACCCCACGCTGTCCGAAAGCCTCATGGAAGCGTCGGAGACCCTGCTGCGCTGA
- a CDS encoding rhodanese-like domain-containing protein yields MTSTELAALMESQVPHAVLDIRERGAYERGHIFRATSLPRRLLEVRLSALVPAPGTPIAVYDDDGRLADLARATLESMGYGDVRVLAGGLADWQAAGRPIVQGVNVPSKVFGEQVLHTLKTPQVLPRELDARIRAGADLVIVDARTPEEYARGCVPGAINVPGGELVLRIGDLAPRPDTTIVVHCGGRTRSYLGAESLRRMGLPNPVVALENGTMGWTLAGLELERGASRWAPPVSEQSRAAATAVANRVAAEDGIRFIAPDELGGLWERRAQENVYLLDVRTSEEYAAGHIRGAVWAPGGQVVQATDEYVAVRAATIVLACDGLVRSVLAASWLRRMGFGRVMALAGGIAAWQRAGGALESGHPPSVPAGWEAAHAVAPAVQPGRLDAKTILNVDTSDVYAREHVPGAAWLCRSRLELRIGEASPDRHASLLVTCADGVQSTLAVATLCGLGYTGARVLEGGTRAWAAAGLAVERGATRLLDEPDDVVLKAYDRGREGMEAYLRWEEALDAAGRSPHALLPRRS; encoded by the coding sequence ATGACGTCCACCGAGCTGGCTGCGCTGATGGAATCGCAGGTCCCCCACGCGGTGCTCGACATTCGCGAGCGCGGCGCCTACGAGCGGGGGCACATCTTCCGCGCCACGTCGTTGCCTCGCCGCCTGCTGGAGGTGCGGCTGTCCGCGCTCGTCCCCGCCCCGGGGACGCCGATCGCGGTCTATGACGACGACGGCCGGCTCGCCGACCTGGCCCGGGCGACCCTGGAGTCGATGGGCTACGGAGACGTTCGGGTGCTGGCCGGCGGTCTCGCAGACTGGCAGGCTGCCGGGCGGCCGATCGTGCAGGGCGTGAACGTGCCCAGCAAGGTGTTCGGCGAGCAGGTGCTGCACACCCTCAAGACGCCGCAGGTCCTGCCGCGCGAGCTCGACGCGCGGATCCGCGCCGGAGCCGACCTCGTCATCGTCGACGCCCGCACGCCTGAGGAGTATGCCCGCGGGTGCGTGCCGGGGGCGATCAACGTGCCCGGCGGTGAGCTGGTGCTGCGCATCGGCGACCTGGCGCCCCGGCCGGACACGACGATCGTCGTGCACTGTGGCGGGCGGACGCGCTCGTACCTGGGCGCCGAGTCGTTGCGGCGCATGGGTTTGCCCAATCCCGTGGTGGCGCTGGAGAACGGCACGATGGGCTGGACCCTCGCCGGTCTCGAGCTCGAGCGCGGCGCCAGCCGCTGGGCCCCGCCCGTGTCCGAGCAAAGCCGCGCCGCGGCGACGGCGGTGGCGAACCGGGTGGCTGCCGAGGACGGGATCCGCTTCATCGCGCCCGACGAGCTGGGAGGCCTGTGGGAGCGCCGGGCGCAGGAGAACGTCTACCTGCTCGACGTCCGGACCTCGGAGGAGTACGCCGCCGGCCACATTCGCGGGGCCGTGTGGGCCCCGGGTGGTCAGGTCGTGCAGGCCACCGACGAATACGTCGCGGTCCGCGCCGCCACCATCGTGCTCGCCTGCGATGGGCTGGTGCGCTCCGTGCTCGCGGCATCGTGGCTCCGGCGCATGGGGTTCGGCCGGGTCATGGCCCTGGCCGGCGGCATCGCAGCGTGGCAGCGAGCGGGCGGCGCCCTCGAGTCCGGCCATCCGCCATCGGTGCCGGCCGGTTGGGAGGCGGCGCACGCCGTCGCGCCCGCCGTCCAGCCAGGACGGCTCGATGCGAAAACCATCCTCAATGTCGATACCAGCGACGTCTACGCGCGCGAGCACGTGCCCGGGGCCGCCTGGCTCTGCCGCAGCCGGCTGGAGCTGCGCATCGGTGAGGCGTCACCCGATCGCCACGCGTCGCTGCTGGTGACGTGCGCGGACGGCGTGCAGTCGACCCTGGCCGTCGCGACGCTGTGCGGGCTCGGCTACACGGGGGCGCGGGTTCTCGAGGGCGGCACGCGCGCCTGGGCCGCCGCCGGCCTGGCCGTCGAGCGTGGAGCCACCCGGCTGCTCGACGAGCCGGACGACGTGGTGCTCAAAGCCTACGACCGTGGGCGGGAGGGGATGGAGGCCTACCTGCGCTGGGAGGAAGCTCTCGACGCCGCCGGCCGCAGTCCCCACGCCCTGCTTCCTCGCCGGTCGTGA
- the sseA gene encoding 3-mercaptopyruvate sulfurtransferase, whose protein sequence is MKTEPDPLVSSGWLAERLGDPDLRVVDATWYLPHLGRDARAEYLAGHLPGAVFFDIDEIKDPDNPLPHMLPAARDFARAVGALGIGDGDHVIVYGGRFGIAAARVWWMFRVFGHDRVAVLDGGLARWQAERRPLETGPVSLAPRQFTARLRPELVRSLAAMRSNLASRAEQVVDARSAGRFAGTEPEFRPGLRGGHIPGSRNLPYDRLFRADDGTLLEPEALRQAFAGAGVDIDKPVVTTCGSGVSAAVLAFGLYRLGRRNVAVYDGSWTEWAGRADTPVTTGPPR, encoded by the coding sequence GTGAAGACCGAGCCGGATCCGCTGGTCAGCAGCGGGTGGCTCGCCGAGCGTCTCGGGGACCCCGACCTCCGGGTGGTGGACGCCACGTGGTACCTGCCGCATCTGGGCCGTGATGCCCGTGCCGAGTATCTGGCGGGGCACCTTCCCGGCGCGGTGTTCTTCGATATCGACGAGATCAAGGATCCCGACAACCCGCTTCCTCACATGCTGCCGGCGGCCCGGGACTTCGCCCGGGCCGTGGGCGCCCTCGGGATCGGGGACGGCGATCACGTGATCGTCTACGGCGGCCGCTTCGGCATCGCCGCCGCGCGCGTGTGGTGGATGTTCCGGGTCTTCGGCCACGATCGCGTGGCCGTGCTCGACGGCGGACTGGCCCGATGGCAGGCCGAGCGGCGCCCGCTGGAGACCGGCCCGGTGTCGCTCGCGCCACGCCAGTTCACCGCGCGGCTCCGTCCCGAGCTGGTGCGTAGCCTCGCCGCCATGCGCAGCAATCTGGCATCCCGAGCCGAACAGGTGGTGGACGCGCGCTCGGCCGGCCGCTTCGCCGGCACCGAGCCCGAGTTCCGGCCGGGGCTGCGCGGCGGTCACATCCCGGGCAGTCGCAACCTTCCCTACGACCGGCTCTTCCGCGCGGATGACGGCACGCTGCTCGAGCCCGAGGCGCTGCGCCAGGCGTTCGCCGGTGCCGGCGTCGACATCGACAAGCCGGTGGTGACGACCTGCGGCTCCGGGGTGAGCGCGGCCGTCCTGGCGTTCGGTCTCTACCGGCTGGGCCGCCGCAACGTCGCCGTCTACGACGGATCCTGGACGGAGTGGGCCGGACGCGCCGACACCCCCGTCACGACCGGTCCTCCACGCTGA
- a CDS encoding Lin0512 family protein, with product MVLEFGMGVDVHGADATTAACRAVSDAIRHSSLPFFRDVRERGGRMLVDVTVGVPDPAALDRERVRRELPHGEVSVQAVPGGLRVPGSDTLIACVAITVSVEDRS from the coding sequence ATGGTGCTCGAGTTCGGGATGGGCGTGGATGTCCACGGCGCGGACGCCACGACGGCGGCGTGCCGGGCGGTTTCGGACGCGATCCGGCACTCCAGCCTGCCCTTCTTCCGCGACGTCCGGGAGCGAGGTGGCCGCATGCTCGTGGACGTCACCGTCGGCGTGCCCGACCCGGCCGCGCTGGATCGCGAGCGGGTGCGCCGGGAGCTGCCTCACGGCGAGGTCTCCGTGCAGGCGGTCCCGGGCGGCCTGCGCGTGCCCGGGAGCGACACGCTGATCGCGTGTGTCGCGATCACGGTCAGCGTGGAGGACCGGTCGTGA